The DNA region GGTTGCGCTGTATCAGCTTAATCGGCTGGATGAGGCGGAGGCGGCCTTCCTACGGGCACGGGAGGAGGACCCGGAGGACGTCGAGGCGATGCTGAACCTCATCGAGCTCTATCGCACCCGAGGGGACTACGCGCGGGCGACCACGGTGGTCAAGGAGGCGCTGCGCACGCACCCGAACCACGCAGACGTGTTGGCCGCCTTCGGGATCCTGTGCGCCGAGTTGGGAGACGGCGAGGGCGTGGAGATGGCGCTGCGGCGCGTTCAGGCGCTCAGCCCGCACCATCCCGTCGTGACGACGTTGCAACAGGTGCTGGTGACCGCGGGGGAGAATGGACAGGGGGTGGCGACCCCGTGATGGATCGCGAAGGGGGGCGGAAAGGCATTGTCTTCCGCCCCCCCGATCGTTGCTTTGAGATCACTGGCTCGGCGCTTGCGCCTCTGTGGCGGCCGCCTCATCCGGCAGGCGGCGGGCCTGTCCCAACATCTGTCGTTTAGCGTAGACGTCGACCAGGACGGCGAGGATAAACACGGCCCCCTTGATCACCTGCTGGTAGTAGGAGGGGACGTCCAGCAGGTTCAACCCGTTGGAGAGCGTCCCCATGATGAACGCCCCGATCACCGTGCCTGTGATGCTGCCGACGCCGCCGAAGAGGCTGGTGCCACCCAGGACCGGCGCGGCGATGGCGTCCAGCTCGAACCCGACCCCGGCCGTCGGCTGGGCGGACCAGAGCCGCGCGGTGAGGAGGATCCCGCCCAGGGCAGCCATCAGCCCGCTGATCACGTACACGATCATCGTGTCCCGGGCCACCGGGATGCCCGCCAGTCGGGCGGTCTCCGCGTTTCCCCCGATGGCTCGCAGGTGAACCCCGAAGCGCGTCTGGTTCAGGACCCAGGTGGCGATCACGAAGATCACCAGCATCACGATGATGGGCATGGGCAGGCCGAGCAGATCGCCCGTTCCCCAGAACCGGAAGCTCTCGTCCAGCCCGGCGATGGGGCGCCCCTGGGTGTACA from Chloroflexota bacterium includes:
- a CDS encoding ribose ABC transporter permease is translated as MIGFFATLSDRFLTSSNLLNIALQTSILAIVAIGMTYTLLTAGIDLSVGSVMALCGALAAGLAVRQGWGTYPGILTALGIGAALGAVNGLMVVGGGIPPFVATLAMLGVARGLTLVYTQGRPIAGLDESFRFWGTGDLLGLPMPIIVMLVIFVIATWVLNQTRFGVHLRAIGGNAETARLAGIPVARDTMIVYVISGLMAALGGILLTARLWSAQPTAGVGFELDAIAAPVLGGTSLFGGVGSITGTVIGAFIMGTLSNGLNLLDVPSYYQQVIKGAVFILAVLVDVYAKRQMLGQARRLPDEAAATEAQAPSQ